In Chitinophaga varians, the following are encoded in one genomic region:
- a CDS encoding ribulokinase — protein sequence MSSFWVIGVDYGTDSVRAIIVDVHNGNEIASAVFYYPRWKDGLYCNAAESRFRQHPLDYIEGLEATIRQCLQQAGPGAAANIKAISVDTTGSTPVAVDETGTPLALTPAFQDNPNAMFVLWKDHTALKEAAAINATAATFQQNYLRYVGGIYSSEWFWAKLLHILRADEAVRQATYSWVEHCDWIPFLLSGGKHIRQMKRGICSAGHKALFATEFCGLPPDAFFTAIDPLLSGFTKKLFTRTYTAGEAAGHLCPEWAERLGLSTDVVIGIGAFDAHMGAVGGQIEPYHLSKVMGTSTCDMLVAPMEEMEHKLVKGICGQVPGSVIPGMMGMEAGQSAFGDAYAWFSNVLAWPLQHLLPSSSLITPEIAAKLAQEASGRMIAELAKQAALIPPQEHDELGIDWLNGRRTPDADQSLKGTLTGLNLASDTPRIFRAVAESTCFGAKAIVERFEREGVPVKGLIGIGGVAKKSPFIMQMMADIMNMPIRIHRSEQTCALGAAMFAATAAGIFPKVEDAMEAMGQGFEVTYQPNARYAGIYENRYRKYKSLGAFTATVNTD from the coding sequence ATGAGCTCATTCTGGGTAATAGGAGTAGACTACGGTACCGATTCGGTACGCGCGATCATAGTGGATGTACACAATGGAAATGAAATTGCCTCAGCTGTATTTTATTACCCACGCTGGAAGGACGGACTGTACTGCAACGCAGCAGAAAGCCGGTTCCGCCAGCATCCCCTGGATTATATAGAGGGACTGGAAGCCACCATCCGGCAATGCCTGCAACAGGCGGGCCCGGGAGCTGCCGCCAACATTAAAGCTATTTCGGTGGACACTACCGGTTCCACGCCGGTAGCGGTAGATGAAACGGGTACGCCGCTGGCGCTCACACCGGCTTTCCAGGATAATCCCAATGCCATGTTCGTGCTTTGGAAAGACCATACGGCCCTGAAGGAGGCTGCAGCCATCAATGCTACCGCCGCCACCTTCCAACAGAACTACCTGCGTTATGTAGGAGGGATTTATTCCTCGGAATGGTTCTGGGCCAAGCTGCTGCATATTCTCCGGGCAGACGAAGCGGTACGGCAGGCCACTTACTCGTGGGTGGAACACTGCGACTGGATACCGTTTCTGTTGTCCGGCGGGAAACATATCCGGCAGATGAAACGTGGCATTTGCAGCGCGGGCCACAAAGCGTTGTTTGCCACGGAATTTTGCGGTCTGCCGCCGGACGCGTTCTTCACGGCCATAGACCCGCTGTTGTCAGGATTTACCAAAAAGCTTTTTACCCGGACCTATACCGCCGGTGAAGCGGCCGGCCACCTTTGCCCTGAATGGGCGGAAAGGCTGGGGCTTTCCACTGACGTGGTGATAGGCATCGGCGCTTTCGACGCACACATGGGCGCCGTAGGCGGACAAATAGAACCGTATCATCTCAGCAAGGTAATGGGCACCTCCACCTGCGATATGCTGGTGGCGCCGATGGAAGAAATGGAACACAAACTGGTAAAAGGTATCTGCGGGCAGGTGCCAGGCTCCGTGATACCAGGCATGATGGGCATGGAAGCGGGGCAGTCCGCCTTCGGCGATGCCTATGCCTGGTTCAGCAACGTACTGGCATGGCCGTTACAGCACCTGCTGCCATCGTCCTCCCTTATCACTCCGGAGATCGCCGCAAAGCTGGCGCAGGAAGCCTCCGGCAGGATGATCGCCGAGCTGGCCAAACAGGCGGCGCTGATCCCGCCGCAGGAACACGACGAGCTGGGCATCGACTGGCTGAACGGCCGCCGTACGCCCGACGCGGACCAGTCGCTCAAAGGCACGCTCACCGGCCTTAACCTGGCTTCCGATACGCCACGCATTTTCCGCGCCGTGGCGGAATCCACCTGCTTTGGCGCCAAAGCCATCGTAGAGCGCTTTGAAAGGGAAGGCGTGCCGGTAAAAGGACTCATCGGCATCGGCGGCGTGGCCAAAAAATCACCTTTCATCATGCAGATGATGGCCGACATTATGAACATGCCCATACGGATACACCGCTCGGAACAAACCTGCGCACTGGGCGCCGCCATGTTCGCCGCTACGGCGGCAGGCATCTTCCCTAAAGTGGAAGACGCCATGGAAGCCATGGGGCAGGGGTTTGAAGTCACCTATCAGCCCAACGCCCGCTATGCAGGCATATACGAAAACAGGTACCGGAAATATAAATCATTAGGGGCTTTCACCGCCACCGTCAACACTGATTAA
- a CDS encoding L-ribulose-5-phosphate 4-epimerase produces MQQYQHIRQAAYEANMQLPALGLVIFTFGNVSAADRGLGVFAIKPSGVPYAELSPEKMVIVDFDGKTVEGQLRPSSDTLTHAVLYKHWEDIGGIVHTHSTYATAWAQSQRDIPIYGTTHADHNTIDIPCAPPMHDDMIAGDYEYQTGFQIINTLAERGLSYKEIEMILVGNHAPFTWGATPAKAVYNSAVLESVAQMAYLTESINGNAPRLKDALIKKHFERKHGPNSYYGQ; encoded by the coding sequence ATGCAACAGTATCAACATATCCGGCAGGCGGCCTATGAAGCCAATATGCAGCTGCCTGCGCTGGGACTGGTCATCTTCACCTTCGGCAACGTCAGCGCGGCAGACCGAGGACTGGGCGTGTTTGCCATCAAACCCAGCGGCGTTCCCTATGCGGAACTATCTCCCGAAAAAATGGTGATAGTGGACTTCGACGGGAAAACAGTGGAAGGACAACTGCGCCCTTCTTCTGATACCCTTACCCATGCAGTATTGTATAAGCACTGGGAAGATATTGGCGGTATCGTGCATACACACTCCACCTATGCCACGGCATGGGCGCAGAGCCAGCGCGATATCCCCATCTATGGCACTACCCATGCTGACCATAACACCATCGACATCCCCTGCGCCCCGCCCATGCACGATGATATGATCGCCGGCGATTATGAATACCAGACCGGTTTCCAGATCATCAATACGCTGGCGGAACGCGGATTGTCCTATAAAGAAATAGAAATGATTCTGGTAGGAAACCATGCTCCCTTCACCTGGGGCGCTACACCTGCCAAAGCAGTATATAACAGCGCGGTATTGGAGTCGGTCGCGCAAATGGCCTATCTCACAGAATCCATCAACGGGAATGCTCCCCGGCTGAAAGATGCGCTGATCAAAAAACACTTTGAACGTAAACATGGCCCCAATTCCTATTACGGGCAGTAA
- the araA gene encoding L-arabinose isomerase, giving the protein MIDLKNYEVWFVTGSQHLYGEETLKQVAAHSREIAASLHQDARIPVTVVYKPTVKTADEIYAVCMEANSTPNCIGVITWMHTFSPAKMWIRGLKALSRPICHLHTQFNRDIPWSEIDMDFMNLNQSAHGDREFGFMMSRMRINRKVITGHWQDPEVLTELGAWARVAAGWHDWQGARFVRFGDNMRYVAVTDGDKVEAESKLGFSCNTHGIGDLVQVINSISDAAVTALVKEYGEAYTVSAALLQDQALKDAARIELGLKTFLEEGNFKGFSDTFEDLHGMIQLPGIAVQRLMKAGYGFAGEGDWKTAALVRAMKVMGSGLPGGNSFMEDYTYHFDPANPMVLGSHMLEICESIADGKPSCEKHPLGIGGKADPVRLVFNSAAGPAINASIVDMGNRFRLLVNEVEAVAPPQDLPKLPVARVLWKPYPDMKQGCTAWILAGGAHHTCYSQNLTAAQMQDFADMAGIELALIGKNTDLREFRNELRWNDVCYR; this is encoded by the coding sequence ATGATTGATCTGAAAAACTACGAGGTCTGGTTTGTAACGGGTAGCCAGCACTTATACGGCGAAGAAACATTAAAACAGGTGGCTGCGCACAGCCGGGAAATTGCGGCTTCGCTTCACCAGGATGCCCGTATACCCGTTACCGTGGTTTATAAGCCCACTGTTAAAACAGCGGATGAAATTTACGCGGTATGCATGGAAGCCAACAGCACGCCCAATTGTATCGGCGTCATCACCTGGATGCATACGTTCTCGCCCGCCAAAATGTGGATACGAGGGCTGAAAGCATTGTCCAGGCCCATTTGCCACCTGCATACGCAGTTCAACCGCGATATCCCCTGGAGCGAAATAGACATGGACTTTATGAACCTCAATCAAAGCGCCCATGGCGACAGAGAGTTTGGGTTTATGATGAGCCGCATGCGGATCAACCGGAAAGTGATCACCGGCCACTGGCAGGACCCTGAAGTACTGACAGAACTGGGCGCCTGGGCAAGGGTGGCCGCAGGATGGCACGACTGGCAGGGGGCGCGCTTCGTTCGTTTCGGCGACAACATGCGCTACGTGGCGGTAACAGATGGTGATAAAGTGGAAGCGGAATCGAAGTTGGGATTCTCCTGTAACACACATGGCATCGGCGACCTGGTGCAGGTCATCAACAGTATCTCTGATGCCGCCGTGACCGCGCTGGTGAAGGAATACGGGGAAGCCTATACGGTTTCTGCCGCACTGTTGCAGGACCAGGCGCTGAAAGACGCGGCCAGGATAGAACTGGGGCTGAAAACATTCCTGGAAGAAGGAAACTTTAAAGGGTTCTCCGATACTTTCGAAGACCTGCACGGCATGATACAGCTGCCCGGTATTGCCGTACAGCGGCTCATGAAAGCGGGGTATGGTTTTGCCGGCGAAGGCGACTGGAAAACAGCCGCGCTGGTAAGGGCCATGAAAGTAATGGGCAGCGGTTTACCAGGCGGCAACTCTTTCATGGAAGATTATACCTATCACTTTGATCCGGCCAATCCTATGGTGCTTGGGTCTCACATGCTGGAAATCTGTGAGTCCATTGCAGACGGTAAGCCCTCCTGTGAAAAACATCCGTTGGGAATAGGAGGAAAGGCAGACCCGGTGCGGCTGGTATTTAACTCCGCTGCCGGTCCTGCTATCAATGCTTCCATCGTGGACATGGGCAACCGTTTCCGCCTGCTGGTCAATGAAGTGGAGGCCGTGGCACCGCCACAGGACCTGCCGAAGTTACCGGTGGCCCGCGTATTGTGGAAGCCATACCCGGACATGAAGCAAGGCTGCACCGCCTGGATACTGGCCGGCGGCGCACATCATACCTGCTACAGCCAGAACCTTACCGCCGCACAGATGCAGGACTTCGCAGACATGGCAGGTATTGAACTGGCCCTCATCGGCAAAAATACAGACCTGCGGGAGTTCAGGAATGAGCTTCGCTGGAACGATGTCTGTTATCGATAA
- a CDS encoding sodium:solute symporter family transporter — protein sequence MQNILSTGDIIVFIIYFIVVAVYGYWIYRRKKKTDSDTKDFFLAEGSLTWWAIGASLIASNISAEQFIGMSGDGYFVGIAVAAYEWIAAIALIIIAVWFIPIYLKNKIYTMPQFLKTRYNETVALIMAVFWLFLYVFVNLTSILYLGALAINGLLGGEYLHVVMIALSVFAIIITLGGMKVIGYTDVIQVGVLIIGGLATTYMALTLVSEKFGLGHDALAGFNALMKDAPDHFHMILAKPTTASSQEYINKYLVLPGILMYAAGQWIVNLNYWGCNQYITQRALGADLQTARHGILFAGLLKIMMPVIVMLPGIAAYVLQKNGHLPGLASKDGAYAAILGFLPSGLKGLSIAALTAAIVASLAGKANSISTIFTLDIYRKYIKKDASEAKLVWTGRITVITAMLLGILFTWNDLLGIGGEGGFTFIQKYTGFISPGVFAMFILGMFWKRTTGAAAVAGIITGFTLCVFFNQFAPAVLGHETIFYTAYPNGKGGYEIPFLICMGLAFMFTMIVMVLISFAGPKVNPKAFVLDKAMFRVTPATTVLIVVILLLLSALYIRFW from the coding sequence ATGCAAAACATTCTTTCCACCGGCGATATAATCGTCTTTATTATCTACTTCATTGTTGTTGCTGTATATGGTTACTGGATATACAGACGGAAAAAGAAAACTGATTCCGATACCAAAGACTTTTTCCTGGCCGAAGGTTCCCTCACCTGGTGGGCCATCGGCGCCTCGCTCATTGCTTCCAATATTTCCGCAGAGCAGTTTATCGGCATGAGCGGCGATGGTTATTTTGTCGGCATTGCCGTAGCGGCCTATGAATGGATCGCAGCCATCGCATTGATCATTATCGCGGTTTGGTTTATTCCTATCTACCTGAAGAATAAAATTTATACCATGCCACAGTTTTTGAAGACGCGCTACAACGAAACCGTGGCGCTGATCATGGCTGTTTTCTGGCTGTTTCTCTATGTGTTCGTTAACCTTACTTCTATTTTATACCTCGGCGCGCTGGCCATCAACGGACTACTGGGCGGTGAGTACCTGCATGTGGTGATGATTGCCCTGTCTGTGTTTGCCATCATCATTACCCTCGGAGGTATGAAGGTGATCGGTTACACGGATGTGATCCAGGTAGGGGTATTGATCATCGGGGGGCTGGCCACCACTTATATGGCGCTGACGCTTGTCAGTGAGAAATTTGGCCTGGGGCACGATGCCCTGGCGGGTTTTAATGCGCTGATGAAAGATGCGCCCGACCATTTTCATATGATACTGGCCAAACCGACCACCGCTTCTTCACAGGAATATATCAACAAATACCTGGTGCTGCCGGGTATCCTGATGTACGCAGCAGGACAATGGATCGTGAACCTGAACTACTGGGGCTGTAACCAGTACATCACACAACGCGCGCTGGGCGCTGATCTGCAAACGGCCCGCCACGGCATCCTCTTTGCAGGGCTGTTGAAGATCATGATGCCTGTTATCGTGATGTTGCCCGGTATTGCTGCCTACGTATTGCAGAAAAATGGCCACCTGCCTGGTCTGGCCAGCAAAGACGGCGCCTACGCGGCCATCCTGGGTTTCCTGCCTTCGGGCCTGAAAGGTTTGTCCATAGCGGCGCTGACGGCCGCAATCGTGGCTTCCCTGGCAGGGAAGGCCAACAGTATCTCCACCATTTTTACCCTGGACATTTACCGTAAATACATCAAAAAAGACGCATCCGAAGCGAAGCTGGTGTGGACCGGACGTATCACCGTTATCACGGCGATGCTGCTGGGAATCCTCTTCACCTGGAACGATCTGCTGGGCATAGGCGGCGAAGGCGGATTTACGTTCATCCAGAAATATACCGGTTTTATCAGTCCGGGCGTATTTGCCATGTTTATACTGGGCATGTTCTGGAAACGCACTACCGGCGCGGCTGCCGTAGCCGGTATCATCACCGGGTTTACGCTGTGTGTGTTCTTTAACCAGTTTGCACCGGCGGTATTGGGGCATGAAACCATTTTCTATACTGCTTACCCTAACGGGAAAGGCGGGTATGAAATACCTTTCCTCATCTGTATGGGACTGGCCTTTATGTTTACCATGATCGTCATGGTGCTGATCAGTTTCGCAGGACCGAAAGTCAATCCGAAAGCCTTTGTGCTGGACAAGGCCATGTTCAGGGTCACACCGGCTACCACTGTGCTGATCGTCGTTATATTATTGCTGTTGTCTGCTTTGTATATCCGGTTCTGGTAA
- a CDS encoding NUDIX hydrolase: MKRYSQQTRLLFAVDCIIFGFDGQELKLLLIQRGFEPCKGKWSLVGGFIQEHESAEEAASRVLKNLTGLDGIYMEQLHTFSSPSRDTVERTVSVAYTALIDIQKYKQQLNEDFHAVWFPINHHPDLIFDHKEMVDLAKEKLRYKAALHPLLLELLPAKFTIPQLQQLYESVYNTTFDKGNFSRKVLSTKLLVKLADKDKLSSKKGAWYYKIDRKKYNANFHAFLNFVPDPHVLQRNGTL, from the coding sequence ATGAAGAGATACTCGCAGCAGACCAGGTTGTTATTTGCCGTTGACTGTATCATTTTTGGGTTCGATGGCCAGGAGCTGAAACTGTTGCTGATACAAAGGGGGTTTGAGCCATGTAAAGGCAAATGGAGCCTGGTGGGCGGTTTTATACAGGAACATGAAAGTGCGGAAGAGGCAGCCAGCAGGGTCCTGAAAAATCTCACCGGACTGGATGGTATCTATATGGAACAACTGCATACTTTCAGCTCTCCGTCCCGTGATACCGTGGAGCGTACTGTGTCTGTCGCCTATACCGCACTGATTGACATACAAAAGTACAAACAGCAGCTCAACGAGGACTTTCATGCCGTATGGTTCCCTATTAACCATCATCCCGACCTGATCTTTGACCATAAGGAGATGGTGGACCTGGCCAAGGAAAAGCTCCGCTATAAGGCAGCCTTGCATCCGCTGTTGCTGGAACTGCTGCCGGCGAAGTTTACCATTCCTCAATTGCAGCAATTGTATGAATCAGTATACAATACCACGTTCGATAAAGGTAACTTCAGCCGAAAGGTCCTTTCTACCAAACTGCTGGTAAAGCTGGCAGACAAAGACAAGCTAAGCTCAAAGAAAGGCGCCTGGTATTACAAGATCGACCGGAAAAAATATAATGCCAACTTCCATGCTTTCCTGAACTTCGTCCCCGACCCGCATGTATTACAGCGGAACGGTACATTATAA